The genome window TCCAACGAGCGTTTCGGCGGGATAAAAGTGATGCAGTCGTTCACCAACGAGGATATGGAGCTTGAGCGATTCACCGAGCTCATCGATAATCATCGGAGCTTAAGCATTCGCCTCGCGCGCGTCTCGTCCTTCAGCGGCATTTTCAGCCAGTCGATACCGCTCGTGGGCAATACTGCCATTCTCGGCATGGGGGCGTATCTCGTCATCAATGGCAAACTTTCCATCGCCGACCTTACCTTCCTCTGGATGATGCGTGACCATGTCATCAACCCCTTCCAGGTGTTCATCAATTTCGCCGAGCAGGTGGCCGTGGGTCTCGGAGGCCTCGACCGCGTCTTCGAATTCTTCGATGAGCGCTCCCGCGTTAAAAATGCCCCCGAAGCGAAAATATTTCGATCGGTCGCCGGGCGCATCGAATTCCGCGATGTGACCTTTTCCTATCCGTCCGAACGCGGCAAAGCGGCGCTTATCGATCTTTCCTTTACGGTTAAGCCCGGTATGTCGGCGGCGCTCGTCGGCTCGAGCGGCGCGGGAAAAACAACGACCGTCGACCTCCTTTCGCGGTTCTACGACCCCGATTCCGGCGCCATCCTCATCGACGGACAGAATATCCGTACCGCCGATATCGAAAGTCTTCGCGATAATATCGGTGTGGTCATGCAGGAGGCGATACTCTTCTCCGGTACCATACGCGAGAACATCCTCTACGGGCGCCCCGGCGCGAAGGAAAAAGAGATCCGTGCAGCGCTTGCAATGGCGAATGCAGACGAATTTGTCGGGGAAATGCGCGAGGGCATCGAGACTATCATCGGCGAACGCGGCGTCATGCTCTCCGGCGGACAGCGCCAGCGACTCGCCATAGCCCGCGCTTTCCTCAAGGACCCGCGCATTCTCGTCCTCGACGAAGCCACCTCATCGCTCGATTCCGTGTCCGAATCCTACGTGCAGGAAGCCATTGAACGCCTCATGAAAGGCCGCACTACCATCGTCATCGCGCATCGCCTGTCCACCGTCGCCCATGTAAACACCATTCTCGTCCTTAACCGCGGCCGCCTCGTTGAACAGGGGCCGCACAAAAAACTCCTTGCAAAAAAAGGTCATTACGCAGCCTTCTACCGGCGTCAATTCGGACAGCTTGCCGGGGCATGAAATTCACGCCCGCATGAAGCGCATTCCCTGACGGACACCCACGGCATGATATTATCATAGATCACACGTATCAGCTCGGCTTTACTTTCATTATGAGTGTACCGTCGTTCCAGCAATGGCAGTCCATCCTTGTCTGCAGCGCTCTTAAACCGGGTGTACGCTTCAATGTCGAAAGCGTAAGCTGCGCCAAGCAGCATTGCATTCTTGATCACCCCGTATCGTGTTTTTTTGATCGTAACTACACGCCCTTTTGAGCGTGAAGAATCGATGTACTCGGTCATCAGCTCTTCCGATCCGGCGATGATGCAACCATCGGCGTCGCATAATACATTGATGCCGCTG of Spirochaetota bacterium contains these proteins:
- a CDS encoding ABC transporter ATP-binding protein, which translates into the protein MGPRHDDYTPRLSVWQIIRRLFPYFAAEKKRFAMTFLFVGLKIASDLYLLLVTRSILKVIEAWVGGGARGRAHPIPQILRDTLMMDTASLNAADLPVLVGIMGATVLAFFGVGYLRSFYPAILISNVAFAIRRALYNHLQCLDLFFFDRTRSGEITSRLTNDINQGVQVFGMTLTILLFQSIVFIFSINFMARVNVPMTLLVIAVGVLFLVNMGLFLPKLRARSRAVQEKMGVISGVSNERFGGIKVMQSFTNEDMELERFTELIDNHRSLSIRLARVSSFSGIFSQSIPLVGNTAILGMGAYLVINGKLSIADLTFLWMMRDHVINPFQVFINFAEQVAVGLGGLDRVFEFFDERSRVKNAPEAKIFRSVAGRIEFRDVTFSYPSERGKAALIDLSFTVKPGMSAALVGSSGAGKTTTVDLLSRFYDPDSGAILIDGQNIRTADIESLRDNIGVVMQEAILFSGTIRENILYGRPGAKEKEIRAALAMANADEFVGEMREGIETIIGERGVMLSGGQRQRLAIARAFLKDPRILVLDEATSSLDSVSESYVQEAIERLMKGRTTIVIAHRLSTVAHVNTILVLNRGRLVEQGPHKKLLAKKGHYAAFYRRQFGQLAGA